A genomic window from Slackia heliotrinireducens DSM 20476 includes:
- a CDS encoding NAD(P)/FAD-dependent oxidoreductase codes for MYDVAIVGAGIAGASCARELSRYALSVLVVEAGSDVAQGATRANSGIVHGGYDPVPGTLKARYNVEGSHMYPQLAAELGFSFKNNGSLVVAFSESERPHLEALMERGIANGVSGLCIAERDELHVMEPNLSEAAVAALVVPTGGIVNPYGACLALMENAVENGVELQLLTRVANIEKLDGAFRLTCEKLPLVPDAEHRTGMDAPTPEGTCSVEARIVINAAGAFSGVLNDMVSAEHFEITPRIGEYHLMDTEFGGAFSHTVFQTPTANGKGVLITPTTGGNLLVGPDAIRRERLDDTATDTAGLEAVLAAARKTWPDLPRGFITNFAGTRSSCLEHPDFILGEPSDAPGFFNIGGFDSPGLTAAPAVGREYARVIAERLHAEPNPDFNPNRTPAPRFNRADRAEQARLAAEDPAFGHVVCRCECVTEGDIVAAVHSPVPALTADAVKWRTRAGMGRCQGGFCLPQVASIIARERGIDATDVAKSAPGSWIALGRRGCVADLPHVVLPGEGE; via the coding sequence ATGTACGACGTCGCCATCGTCGGGGCGGGAATCGCGGGTGCTTCCTGCGCTCGGGAATTGTCCCGGTACGCGCTGTCCGTCTTAGTCGTGGAGGCCGGAAGCGACGTGGCCCAGGGAGCCACGCGCGCGAACAGCGGCATCGTCCACGGAGGGTACGACCCAGTGCCCGGCACGCTCAAGGCCCGGTACAATGTCGAAGGCTCGCACATGTATCCCCAGCTCGCAGCCGAGCTCGGCTTCAGCTTCAAGAACAACGGTTCGCTGGTGGTGGCGTTTTCGGAAAGCGAGCGCCCCCATCTGGAAGCGCTGATGGAACGCGGCATCGCCAACGGGGTTTCGGGGCTCTGCATAGCCGAACGCGACGAGCTGCACGTCATGGAGCCGAACCTGTCCGAGGCGGCTGTGGCGGCGCTTGTCGTTCCGACGGGCGGCATCGTGAACCCGTACGGCGCGTGCCTGGCGCTTATGGAGAACGCAGTTGAAAACGGCGTGGAACTGCAGCTTCTGACCCGAGTCGCAAACATCGAGAAGCTGGACGGGGCCTTCCGTCTGACCTGCGAGAAGCTGCCTTTGGTGCCCGATGCCGAACATCGCACGGGAATGGATGCGCCGACGCCGGAAGGCACCTGCTCGGTGGAGGCCCGCATCGTGATCAACGCAGCGGGCGCCTTCAGTGGCGTGCTCAACGACATGGTGAGCGCCGAGCATTTCGAAATCACGCCGCGCATCGGCGAGTATCACCTGATGGATACGGAATTCGGCGGCGCCTTCAGCCATACTGTGTTCCAGACACCCACCGCCAACGGCAAAGGCGTGCTTATCACGCCGACCACCGGCGGAAACCTTTTGGTGGGGCCGGACGCTATCCGCCGCGAACGCCTGGACGACACCGCTACCGATACGGCCGGGCTTGAGGCGGTACTTGCGGCGGCGCGCAAAACCTGGCCTGACCTGCCTCGGGGGTTCATCACCAATTTCGCGGGCACCCGTTCGTCGTGTCTTGAGCACCCCGATTTCATCCTGGGCGAACCGTCCGACGCGCCTGGGTTCTTCAACATCGGCGGATTCGATTCGCCGGGTTTGACGGCGGCACCTGCCGTAGGTCGTGAATACGCGCGGGTCATCGCCGAGCGCCTGCATGCCGAACCAAACCCCGATTTCAACCCGAATCGCACGCCCGCACCTCGTTTCAACAGGGCGGATAGGGCTGAACAGGCCCGTCTTGCGGCGGAGGACCCGGCTTTCGGACACGTCGTCTGCCGGTGCGAGTGCGTCACTGAGGGCGACATCGTGGCCGCGGTGCATTCGCCTGTGCCGGCGCTGACCGCCGACGCCGTCAAGTGGCGGACCCGGGCGGGTATGGGCCGCTGCCAAGGCGGGTTCTGTCTGCCGCAGGTGGCGAGCATCATCGCGCGGGAACGCGGCATCGACGCGACCGATGTGGCGAAAAGCGCGCCGGGCTCGTGGATTGCGTTGGGGCGTCGCGGTTGCGTGGCCGATTTGCCCCATGTCGTGCTGCCCGGGGAGGGGGAATAA